In Eriocheir sinensis breed Jianghai 21 chromosome 8, ASM2467909v1, whole genome shotgun sequence, the following proteins share a genomic window:
- the LOC126995634 gene encoding probable ATP-dependent RNA helicase DDX56, with product MSNEAEDEKTLQFHEMGLDDRILEAIARLGWEEPTLIQEKAIPYMLEGKDLLARARTGSGKTGAFVIPAVQKILESKRTATEQSVQVLIMAPSKELCKQIKNNISELTVSCRREVRYIDVSAQVPLEAQRPLLVDKPDIVVGTPSRVLAHITANNLSVQDSLKLLIIDEADLMFAFDHLSDIQGVLGHLPQIYQSFVTSATMWDDVKKLKKLILNKPVILRLEEPPLPTTTQLTQYVIKMETIDKVVMINVLFRLSMIRGKTIIFVNNVDKGYKLRMYLGQFGINSCVLNSEMPVASRCHIVEQFNSGKYDIIIASDEQSLEDPKASKSKEKKV from the exons ATGAGTAACGAGGCTGAAGATGAGAAGACCTTACAGTTCCACGAGATGGGGCTAGATGATAGGATTTTAGAG GCAATAGCACGGTTGGGGTGGGAGGAGCCAACACTCATTCAGGAGAAGGCCATACCTTATATGTTGGAGGGGAAGGACCTTCTAGCACGGGCAAGGACTGGTTCAGGGAAGACAGGAGCATTTGTGATCCCGGCAGTACAGAAGATCCTGGAAAGTAAACGTACTGCAACTGAACAG AGTGTACAGGTTCTTATTATGGCACCAAGCAAAGAGCTGTGCAAGCAGATAAAAAATAACATTAGTGAACTGACAGTTTCCTGCAGACGTGAGGTTCGTTATATTGATGTCTCTGCTCAAGTTCCTCTTGAAGCCCAGCGCCCACTTCTTGTTG ataaacCTGACATTGTGGTTGGGACCCCCTCAAGAGTATTGGCCCACATAACAGCAAACAACCTCAGTGTCCAGGACTCCCTCAAGCTTTTGATCATTGATGAAGCAGATCTTATGTTTGCCTTTGACCATCTGAGTGACATTCAGGGTGTTCTTGG ACATCTTCCACAAATCTACCAGTCTTTTGTGACAAGTGCTACGATGTGGGATGATGTGAAGAAGCTGAAAAAATTAATACTGAATAAGCCAGTGATTCTGAGGCTAGAAGAACCACCTCTACCAACAACTACTCAACTGACTCAGTATGTTATAAAG ATGGAGACGATAGACAAGGTGGTCATGATAAATGTGCTATTTCGCCTCAGCATGATCAGGGGGAAAACAATTATATTTGTCAACAATGTAGACAAAGGCTACAA GCTGAGAATGTACCTTGGACAGTTTGGAATAAATTCCTGTGTGCTGAACTCGGAGATGCCTGTTGCCTCTAGGTGCCACATTGTAGAGCAATTCAACAGTGGCAAGTATGACATCATCATTGCCTCAGATGAACAGAGTCTAGAAGATCCCAAAGCAAGcaagagcaaagaaaagaaagtgtga
- the LOC126995633 gene encoding uncharacterized protein LOC126995633, with amino-acid sequence MKGSPHLPGLAWWGKTDTGHLAILVLLLVGHAAAMTYKNQTCYCVTGQDSTIRSAIANFTEPPEVSRFEYVGAKYNATNNHFDPCVCTDVVRVVTELAVTEQYVLQMAEDNSTVYAVNDNVTRALDDLAEATFQNNSLLKYNYHSAFAEYKETNNSRALFSVEFVVKGSDYNIKDKVAQVMRDAVASNTLAGVGDIDNFTMPFSLRTCPQDPGPAPANTQVTRTSKVAGTAVTYSCKPGFMVRTGEASKAQSTCVHENLTWSSPSPAITCVEDMRCHGRPPSFTNTIQRWSGKIEEGTEVIYFCNILYKTMTNNSATYQCQNKTWTRMSSAVNCQLPTCGDPPQVPDHGVLSYIARDEIVYHCDTYAIRSGVDAQQKITCENGTWEELPETFTCYGSDVYDTHQEWENFLHITLPVSLVMVFVVILCLLCTRTDSPVCQICNGGQKEVM; translated from the exons ATGAAGGGGTCGCCGCACCTACCCGGGCTCGCCTGGTGGGGAAAGACAGACACCGGGCACCTCGCGATCCTTGTCTTGCTGCTGGTTG GACACGCGGCAGCGATGACCTACAAGAACCAGACGTGTTACTGCGTGACCGGGCAGGACAGCACCATCAGGTCGGCCATCGCTAACTTCACGGAGCCCCCAGAGGTGTCGAGGTTTGAGTACGTCGGCGCCAAGTACAACGCAACCAACAATCACTTCGACCCTTGTGTGTGTACTGACG TGGTGCGCGTGGTGACCGAGCTGGCGGTGACGGAGCAGTATGTCCTCCAGATGGCAGAGGACAACTCCACAGTTTATGCAGTGAACGACAACGTTACCCGAGCG CTGGATGATCTCGCCGAGGCCACCTTTCAGAACAACAGTCTCCTGAAGTATAACTACCACAGCGCCTTTGCCGAATATAAGGAAACAAACAACTCGAGGGCTCTCTTCTCCGTGGAGTTTGTTGTTAAAGGAAGCGATTACAATATCAAGGACAAG GTGGCGCAGGTGATGCGGGACGCCGTGGCCTCGAACACATTGGCCGGGGTGGGCGACATCGACAACTTCACCATGCCATTTTCGC TAAGGACTTGCCCACAAGATCCCGGCCCCGCGCCTGCCAACACACAGGTCACCCGCACCAGTAAGGTGGCCGGAACCGCTGTCACCTACTCCTGCAAACCTGGTTTCAT ggTAAGAACAGGTGAAGCCAGCAAGGCACAGTCCACATGTGTTCACGAAAATCTCACCTGGTCGTCACCCAGCCCTGCCATCACCTGTGTGGAGG ATATGCGGTGCCATGGAAGGCCTCCCAGCTTTACAAACACCATTCAAAGGTGGAGCGGCAAGATAGAGGAAGGCACAGAGGTCATCTACTTTTGCAACATTTTATACAA AACCATGACAAATAATTCAGCCACATATCAATGTCAGAACAAAACTTGGACTCGTATGTCATCTGCTGTCAA CTGTCAACTGCCCACCTGTGGGGACCCACCACAAGTCCCTGACCACGGGGTGCTCTCCTACATTGCTCGAGACGAGATAGTTTATCACTGTGACACATATGCCAT ACGTTCAGGTGTAGATGCTCAACAAAAGATCACTTGTGAAAATGGTACATGGGAGGAATTACCCGAAACCTTCACATGCTATGGAAGCGATGTTTATGATACCCATCAAGAGTGGGAAAATTTTTTGCACATCACTCTGCCAGTGTCATTAG TCATGGTGTTCGTGGTCATCCTGTGTCTGCTCTGTACCCGCACAGACTCCCCTGTCTGTCAGATATGTAATGGAGGTCAAAAGGAAGTGATGTAG